From Algoriphagus sp. NG3, the proteins below share one genomic window:
- a CDS encoding DsbA family oxidoreductase: protein MKIEIWSDIACPFCYIGKRKIEKALEKFPRKDQVEIEWKSFLLNPDQVTQTNKSSLEYLSEAKGWSLEQTKEITSNVTNMAAQEGLEYHLDKTVVANTKKAHRILHLAKSQGKGAEMKESLLKAYFTEAVNIDDDGILLGIALQIGLEESAILEVLNSNKFTNEVDQDIYESRQIGVRGVPFFVLDRKYGISGAQPDEVFEDTLAKAWNEFAKTNPSLEVSDGEGETCAIDGGC from the coding sequence ATGAAAATAGAAATTTGGTCCGACATAGCATGCCCTTTCTGCTACATCGGAAAAAGGAAAATTGAAAAAGCACTTGAGAAATTTCCCCGCAAAGATCAAGTGGAGATTGAGTGGAAGAGTTTTCTGCTCAACCCTGACCAAGTGACTCAGACGAATAAGAGTTCACTAGAATACCTGTCTGAAGCAAAAGGCTGGTCGCTGGAACAAACCAAAGAGATTACGTCCAACGTGACCAACATGGCAGCTCAGGAGGGACTCGAATATCATTTAGACAAAACTGTGGTAGCAAACACCAAGAAAGCCCACCGGATTTTGCACTTGGCAAAATCCCAGGGAAAAGGAGCTGAAATGAAAGAAAGTCTGCTGAAAGCTTATTTTACTGAGGCAGTGAATATTGACGATGATGGGATTCTTTTGGGAATTGCTTTGCAGATTGGACTGGAAGAAAGCGCTATTTTAGAAGTCCTGAACTCAAATAAGTTTACGAATGAGGTAGATCAGGATATATATGAATCCCGTCAGATCGGGGTGAGGGGAGTGCCATTCTTTGTTTTAGATCGAAAATATGGGATTTCGGGGGCACAGCCTGATGAGGTTTTTGAGGATACCCTGGCAAAGGCCTGGAATGAATTTGCCAAAACAAACCCGTCACTTGAAGTTTCCGATGGGGAAGGGGAGACTTGTGCAATAGATGGGGGATGCTGA
- a CDS encoding GNAT family N-acetyltransferase encodes MDNISFQIIVANASHKEYSTQITDEMENSAKARGTGIAKRSPAYVETKMEEGKAVIALTTDGKWAGFCYIEAWGHGKYVANSGLIVSPEYRKYGLARKIKNEVFKLSRKKYPESNIFGLTTGAAVMKINSELGYIPVSYSDLTDDNEFWKGCQSCVNYEILMSKNRQNCLCTAMLYDPNSKRNHTQELALRDDFKKDLKLFDRWVRLKKYVMLKLNKSKDTISGIFL; translated from the coding sequence ATGGATAATATTTCTTTCCAGATTATTGTAGCCAATGCTTCTCATAAAGAATATTCCACTCAGATCACAGATGAGATGGAAAATTCCGCAAAAGCCCGTGGTACCGGCATAGCCAAGCGTAGCCCGGCTTACGTGGAAACCAAAATGGAAGAAGGAAAGGCCGTAATTGCTTTGACCACAGATGGCAAATGGGCGGGATTCTGCTACATTGAAGCCTGGGGACATGGGAAATATGTAGCAAACTCAGGATTGATTGTCTCTCCAGAATACAGAAAATATGGACTTGCGCGCAAGATCAAGAACGAGGTATTCAAACTCAGCCGTAAAAAATATCCTGAATCCAACATCTTTGGCTTGACCACTGGAGCCGCAGTGATGAAGATCAATTCAGAACTGGGTTATATACCCGTATCCTATTCTGACCTTACCGATGATAATGAATTCTGGAAAGGCTGCCAAAGCTGTGTCAATTATGAGATCCTCATGAGCAAAAACAGACAAAACTGCCTTTGCACAGCAATGCTTTATGATCCCAATTCCAAGAGAAACCATACACAAGAACTGGCGCTCAGAGATGATTTTAAGAAAGATCTTAAATTATTTGACCGCTGGGTTAGATTAAAGAAATATGTGATGCTTAAGTTGAACAAGTCGAAGGACACAATTTC
- a CDS encoding TonB-dependent receptor, whose product MKAALPLLVFCVSFLLSIAGFSQTGKVTGTLTFEDGAPVAYATVFIKSLNKGVLSDEKGRYELASIPFGNHQIAVSSIEIQKHDFNITIDKPSIDVSTKLQRATENELAEVLVKGESHKSEIEKSGFAVNIVDTKEASLRNIQTNELLNTTVGVKIRQNGGLGSEVNYSLNGLSGNAVRIFIDGIPISAYGNSFNLNSIPPAMIKEIEVYKGVVPGHLADDALGGAINIVLQNSTQSNLNASVSYGSFNTLQASVNGLHRFKESGFTVKGSVFYNYSDNDYKVSGRSVVVTGLGGVQTPITARRFNDAYRSSGGMFQVGYTDVKWADQFLIGFTGSSDYKEIQHGAFMTIMPYKDRFMESDARLMNLVYQKKNLFTNGLDVTINGLYGKRNRMVSDTQAWAYSWNGEKAIDFRGNEYMYSWKSQQEGGPTLARINRNVSSIRTGVSYAINKNHRIMLNHVYSGIDRVDTDQLRSVLENTFRGTRDLQKNIVSLTYELSALDEKLRANVFGKYYQQETINIDPEINRETNEIVDDITRANKVDEGYGFTVSYAVLPNITLLTSAEKAVRLPNESEVFGNDGDNVVANPSIRPELSNNFNLGFRLGSFNIDGHDFTFSSNLFTRNIRDRIGLPIETSLNINEETILYENQGNGTSKGFDAQLDYTYNDNFGFNFNVSRFDLKIVNRGVEIDVPNTPFFIMNGSLRYSFKDLIQKRSRLNLFYTMYFTDEFSYLVPQGSNTVGDEFFKVPTQLAQDLGLSYVFPGNKLVMSFDIKNIFDEAVFDNLSVQKPGRAFYLKFNYIINNL is encoded by the coding sequence ATGAAAGCAGCATTACCCTTACTAGTTTTTTGCGTTAGCTTTTTATTATCTATAGCTGGATTTTCCCAGACCGGGAAGGTAACGGGCACCCTGACTTTTGAGGACGGTGCCCCTGTAGCTTACGCCACTGTCTTTATCAAATCCTTGAATAAAGGAGTACTTTCAGATGAAAAGGGAAGGTACGAGTTAGCGTCTATCCCTTTTGGTAATCACCAGATCGCAGTAAGTAGTATAGAAATTCAAAAACATGATTTCAATATTACAATTGACAAGCCTAGCATCGATGTGTCAACAAAGCTTCAACGCGCAACTGAGAATGAATTGGCAGAAGTTTTAGTAAAAGGCGAATCACACAAAAGTGAAATTGAAAAATCCGGATTTGCTGTAAATATAGTAGATACAAAAGAAGCCAGTCTGCGAAATATTCAGACAAACGAATTGTTAAATACCACCGTGGGAGTTAAAATCCGTCAAAATGGTGGACTGGGATCCGAGGTCAATTATAGTTTAAATGGTTTGTCAGGAAATGCTGTCCGGATTTTTATCGATGGAATTCCCATCTCCGCATACGGAAACTCATTTAATCTGAATAGCATTCCACCTGCTATGATCAAGGAAATCGAGGTGTACAAAGGGGTGGTTCCCGGACATTTGGCTGATGATGCTTTGGGAGGAGCTATCAATATTGTTCTTCAAAATTCCACACAATCAAATCTTAATGCTTCAGTTTCTTATGGTTCCTTTAATACCTTACAGGCCAGTGTCAATGGTCTGCACCGATTTAAAGAATCAGGCTTCACGGTTAAGGGATCTGTTTTCTATAATTATTCAGACAATGATTATAAGGTCTCGGGCAGAAGTGTAGTGGTAACGGGATTAGGAGGTGTGCAAACTCCGATTACAGCCAGAAGATTCAATGATGCCTACAGATCTTCGGGGGGGATGTTTCAGGTTGGCTATACTGATGTAAAATGGGCTGATCAATTTTTAATTGGCTTTACAGGATCCAGTGATTATAAAGAAATTCAACATGGGGCTTTTATGACCATTATGCCCTATAAGGACAGGTTTATGGAATCGGATGCCAGGCTGATGAATCTAGTCTACCAAAAGAAGAATCTTTTTACCAATGGGCTGGATGTTACTATCAATGGGTTGTATGGCAAGCGAAACCGTATGGTAAGTGATACGCAGGCATGGGCGTACAGCTGGAACGGAGAAAAGGCAATTGATTTTAGAGGCAATGAATATATGTATTCTTGGAAGTCACAGCAGGAAGGTGGCCCTACACTTGCTAGAATAAACAGAAATGTATCCTCCATTAGAACGGGAGTATCTTATGCCATTAATAAGAATCACAGAATCATGCTTAATCATGTGTATAGTGGCATTGATCGGGTGGACACAGATCAGTTAAGATCGGTTCTGGAAAATACGTTCAGGGGAACAAGGGATTTACAAAAAAACATTGTCTCTCTAACCTATGAGCTAAGTGCTTTGGATGAAAAACTTAGGGCCAATGTATTTGGAAAATACTATCAGCAGGAAACGATAAACATTGACCCTGAGATCAATAGAGAAACCAATGAAATAGTAGATGATATTACACGTGCCAATAAAGTAGATGAAGGCTACGGCTTTACTGTTTCTTATGCAGTACTTCCGAATATCACCTTGTTGACTTCCGCTGAAAAAGCTGTCAGATTACCAAATGAAAGTGAAGTCTTTGGTAACGATGGGGATAATGTGGTAGCCAATCCAAGTATCAGACCAGAACTTAGCAATAACTTCAACTTAGGCTTTCGTCTAGGATCGTTCAACATAGACGGACACGACTTCACGTTTTCTTCCAATCTATTCACACGTAATATCAGAGACAGGATTGGTTTACCAATAGAGACATCTCTAAATATCAATGAAGAAACCATACTCTATGAAAACCAGGGGAATGGCACATCCAAAGGATTTGATGCTCAATTGGACTACACGTACAACGATAATTTTGGATTCAATTTCAATGTTTCCCGATTTGATCTGAAAATTGTAAACAGGGGGGTAGAAATAGACGTGCCCAACACTCCTTTTTTCATCATGAATGGAAGTTTACGCTATTCATTTAAAGATTTGATTCAAAAGAGATCCAGATTGAATCTCTTTTACACCATGTATTTCACGGATGAGTTTTCATATCTGGTACCTCAGGGATCAAATACCGTAGGCGATGAATTTTTTAAGGTACCAACACAATTAGCACAAGATCTAGGACTTAGTTATGTTTTTCCGGGCAATAAGTTGGTCATGAGTTTTGACATCAAAAACATATTTGATGAAGCTGTTTTTGATAACCTCTCTGTGCAGAAACCTGGAAGGGCATTTTATCTAAAATTCAACTATATAATTAATAACTTATAA
- a CDS encoding SMP-30/gluconolactonase/LRE family protein: MNLIKSSILMAALIGSTHAFSQEIEDKRGLVAKNAELVKVQDGFSFTEGPAVNRFGDVYFTDQPNNRIHKWNALSNEVSIFKEDAGRSNGMYFLLDGTLIACADNKNELWAIDTDGNHEVWITAFKGKKLNGPNDLWVRPKGGIYFTDPLYPRPYWDRSKESEQEGQNVYYLSADKTELFKVADDLVQPNGIVGTPDSKYLYVADIGAKKTYKYEVREDGYLINKELFCEMGSDGMTIDERGNLYLTGDGVTVFNKKGEQIAHIPVPAKWTANVVFGALDRKTLFITASEAVYTLQMKNRGVW; this comes from the coding sequence ATGAACCTTATCAAATCATCCATTTTAATGGCTGCCCTAATCGGTAGCACCCATGCGTTTTCACAGGAAATAGAAGACAAAAGAGGCCTTGTGGCTAAAAACGCCGAATTAGTAAAAGTACAGGACGGATTCTCCTTCACAGAGGGGCCCGCTGTGAACAGGTTTGGGGATGTGTACTTCACTGACCAGCCCAACAACCGGATCCATAAATGGAATGCGCTGTCAAATGAAGTCAGCATATTCAAAGAAGATGCTGGCAGATCCAATGGGATGTACTTCCTGCTGGATGGCACATTGATCGCTTGCGCTGATAACAAAAACGAACTTTGGGCCATAGACACAGATGGAAATCACGAGGTATGGATCACCGCCTTCAAAGGCAAGAAACTGAATGGCCCCAATGATCTGTGGGTTCGTCCGAAGGGAGGTATCTACTTTACTGACCCACTTTATCCCCGTCCTTACTGGGATCGCAGCAAGGAATCAGAGCAGGAAGGGCAGAATGTATATTACCTCTCAGCAGATAAGACTGAGCTATTTAAAGTGGCCGATGATCTGGTGCAGCCCAATGGCATCGTCGGAACACCAGATAGTAAGTACCTGTATGTAGCCGATATAGGTGCGAAGAAAACCTACAAATATGAGGTCAGAGAGGATGGTTACCTGATCAATAAAGAACTGTTCTGTGAAATGGGATCAGATGGAATGACCATAGATGAACGTGGAAACCTCTACCTTACCGGTGATGGAGTAACCGTTTTCAATAAAAAAGGTGAGCAGATTGCCCATATTCCTGTTCCTGCCAAGTGGACTGCTAATGTGGTCTTTGGAGCACTGGACAGGAAAACCTTGTTTATCACCGCCTCTGAGGCCGTCTATACCTTACAAATGAAAAACCGGGGAGTCTGGTAA
- a CDS encoding BamA/TamA family outer membrane protein — protein sequence MVLLFGVGSEGNSQGFVKRYINSLINDTSDISKPQFLVYPTLAYSPETSWEIGFSSLYVYYSKRDTTNRLSEISGFTFFTLENQYGLWFDHALYSDQSKWFFLGRLRLQSFPLKYYGIGMDSSPDYLALVEANQILIKERVLRKVRDNLFFGVELDYQRLGAVNFVSAPDSPVFERPAGSEGSSNLGIGMGVVYDDRHNVLNVRHGFFSELGYLKYLDGLSTYQFNTVISDTRIYRPVGKNNVFAAQLLGQFNKGDIPFNQLALMGGDSMMRGYYSGRFRDNNQIASQIEMRFLPLPLGFSKRIGAAAFAGAATVFPDFNNLNLDKFAWSAGAGLRFLLFPKKDIYTRLDYALTAEGSGFYIFIGEAF from the coding sequence TTGGTGTTGCTTTTCGGTGTGGGCTCTGAAGGGAATTCTCAGGGTTTTGTAAAACGCTATATCAACAGTCTCATCAATGACACATCTGATATCAGTAAACCACAGTTTCTAGTCTATCCTACCTTAGCTTACTCACCTGAGACTAGTTGGGAAATCGGTTTTTCTTCTCTTTATGTATATTATTCTAAGCGGGATACTACCAACCGTCTAAGTGAGATCAGTGGATTCACTTTTTTCACGTTGGAAAACCAATATGGGCTGTGGTTTGACCATGCCTTGTATTCTGACCAGAGTAAATGGTTTTTCCTTGGCCGCCTGCGCCTGCAGAGCTTTCCGTTGAAGTACTACGGAATAGGCATGGATAGTTCTCCGGATTACCTGGCCTTGGTAGAGGCTAATCAGATCCTCATCAAGGAGCGCGTGCTTCGCAAAGTGCGTGATAACCTATTCTTTGGAGTAGAACTTGATTACCAGCGGCTAGGAGCGGTAAACTTTGTCTCAGCCCCGGATTCACCTGTCTTTGAGCGTCCTGCAGGAAGTGAAGGATCTTCAAATTTGGGGATAGGAATGGGTGTGGTTTATGATGACAGGCACAATGTGCTTAACGTAAGACATGGGTTTTTCTCAGAATTAGGCTATCTAAAATATTTGGATGGGTTGAGTACGTACCAGTTCAATACTGTCATCTCTGATACGAGAATCTACAGACCTGTGGGAAAGAACAACGTATTTGCTGCTCAGCTTTTGGGACAGTTCAACAAAGGAGATATCCCCTTCAATCAACTTGCGCTCATGGGAGGGGACAGTATGATGAGAGGGTATTATTCCGGTCGTTTTAGGGATAACAACCAAATAGCCTCTCAGATAGAAATGCGCTTTCTTCCCCTTCCTTTGGGATTTTCCAAACGGATCGGTGCGGCTGCCTTTGCAGGTGCTGCTACTGTTTTTCCGGATTTCAATAACCTTAACCTTGATAAATTTGCATGGTCAGCCGGTGCCGGTTTACGATTCTTGCTTTTCCCTAAGAAGGATATTTATACCCGTCTGGACTATGCACTTACTGCCGAGGGATCAGGTTTTTATATATTTATTGGGGAAGCATTCTGA